The following proteins come from a genomic window of Nocardiopsis sp. YSL2:
- a CDS encoding MMPL family transporter, whose translation MRTHMGIFGRLGLAAHRRRWWVLVATALFAVFAAVWGSAVFSDVSESGFEDPDSESSRAVQVLEDELGHDDVDVVAVYRSDEMRVDNPSFAAAVQRIVDDLPEDAVAEADTYLDEDLGETERGILVSEDMHATYVPVTLSGADHAERLHQYDEVAEVLESGQLDVHLGGPVAVESELSATAESDVVRAELVTLPILLLLLVLIFRGLIAGLVPLAVGGLAILGSLTALRALTHVTDVSVFAINVATILGLGLAIDYGLFLVSRFREETGQGRPIAEAVGRTVDTAGRTVAFSGVTVGIAFAGLLFFPQPILQSIGWGGIAVVAFDLVAALVFLPALLSVVGPRIDSLRIPLPRRTVTGAVHERAGAWARLARTVMRGPAVSLVAVGGVLLAFGSGLASAQLGSTDQRYLPEDAGSRIASESLADDFPAGGLGRLHVAVVGDVAEDDLEDYAERLADLPEAALASVERTGDGIAHVLVAYEGESDSPEIEGLVADVRSEPLPEGAQETLVGGVAAMQADNVAAIVESVPVTVAFVATATLLLLFLAFGSVVLPVKAVLMGALSLSASLGLVVWGFQEGAFAAVLGFDAVGTIDPTYLVLITIVSFGLAMDYELFLLSRVREEYLRSGDNTGSVALGLQRTGQIITSAALLLVVVLVAMGTSGLLFLKIIGIGLALAVVVDATLVRAVMVPATMRLLGGANWWLPRPLRWVHDRIGISEGGAEEDGSSVRTAPERSPRELERI comes from the coding sequence ATGCGCACACATATGGGGATCTTCGGGCGTCTGGGGCTGGCCGCCCACCGTCGCCGATGGTGGGTCCTGGTGGCCACGGCGCTCTTCGCGGTCTTCGCCGCCGTCTGGGGCTCGGCGGTGTTCTCCGACGTCAGCGAGAGCGGTTTCGAGGACCCCGACTCGGAGTCGTCGCGCGCCGTCCAGGTCCTGGAGGACGAGCTCGGCCACGACGACGTCGACGTCGTCGCGGTCTACCGCAGCGATGAGATGCGGGTGGACAACCCCTCCTTCGCGGCGGCCGTGCAGCGGATCGTGGACGACCTGCCCGAGGACGCCGTCGCCGAGGCCGACACCTATCTCGACGAGGACCTCGGGGAGACCGAGCGCGGCATCCTCGTCTCCGAGGACATGCACGCCACCTACGTACCGGTGACCCTGTCCGGCGCGGACCACGCCGAGCGCCTCCACCAGTACGACGAGGTCGCCGAGGTCCTGGAGTCCGGCCAGCTCGACGTCCACCTGGGCGGCCCCGTGGCGGTCGAGAGCGAACTGTCGGCCACGGCCGAGAGCGACGTCGTGCGCGCCGAACTGGTCACGCTGCCGATCCTGCTGCTCCTGCTCGTCCTGATCTTTCGCGGACTGATCGCCGGGCTGGTGCCCCTGGCCGTCGGCGGTCTGGCCATCCTCGGCTCCCTCACCGCCCTGCGCGCTCTGACCCACGTCACCGACGTGTCGGTGTTCGCGATCAACGTCGCCACCATCCTGGGCCTGGGCCTGGCGATCGACTACGGACTGTTCCTCGTCAGCCGCTTCCGCGAGGAGACGGGACAGGGCAGACCGATCGCCGAGGCGGTGGGCCGGACGGTGGACACCGCGGGCCGCACGGTGGCCTTCTCCGGCGTCACCGTGGGTATCGCCTTCGCGGGCCTGCTCTTCTTCCCCCAGCCGATCCTGCAGTCGATCGGATGGGGCGGCATCGCGGTCGTCGCCTTCGACCTGGTGGCCGCGCTCGTGTTCCTGCCCGCTCTGCTGTCCGTGGTCGGGCCCCGGATCGACAGCCTGCGCATCCCCCTGCCCCGCCGCACCGTCACCGGAGCCGTCCACGAGCGCGCCGGTGCCTGGGCACGCCTGGCCCGCACGGTGATGCGCGGCCCCGCGGTCTCGCTGGTCGCGGTCGGCGGCGTACTCCTGGCCTTCGGTTCTGGGCTGGCCTCGGCCCAGCTCGGCTCCACCGACCAGCGCTACCTGCCCGAGGACGCAGGGAGCCGGATCGCGAGCGAGTCGCTCGCGGACGACTTCCCCGCGGGCGGCCTGGGACGGCTGCACGTCGCGGTGGTCGGCGACGTCGCCGAGGACGACCTGGAGGACTACGCCGAACGGCTGGCGGACCTGCCCGAGGCGGCCCTGGCCTCGGTGGAGCGCACCGGTGACGGTATCGCGCACGTGCTGGTCGCCTACGAGGGCGAGTCGGACTCACCCGAGATCGAGGGCCTGGTCGCCGACGTGCGGTCCGAGCCGCTGCCGGAGGGGGCCCAGGAGACCCTGGTGGGCGGAGTGGCCGCCATGCAGGCGGACAACGTGGCGGCGATCGTCGAGTCGGTGCCCGTCACGGTCGCCTTCGTGGCCACCGCGACCCTGCTCCTGCTCTTCCTCGCCTTCGGATCCGTGGTGCTGCCGGTCAAGGCGGTCCTGATGGGCGCCCTGTCGCTGAGCGCGTCCCTGGGCCTGGTGGTGTGGGGGTTCCAGGAGGGCGCGTTCGCGGCCGTGCTGGGCTTCGACGCCGTCGGCACGATCGACCCCACGTACCTGGTCCTGATCACCATCGTCTCGTTCGGCCTGGCGATGGACTACGAGCTGTTCCTGCTCAGCCGGGTGCGCGAGGAGTACCTGCGCAGCGGGGACAACACCGGGTCGGTGGCGCTGGGACTGCAGCGCACGGGCCAGATCATCACCAGCGCCGCGCTGCTGCTCGTGGTGGTCCTGGTGGCGATGGGCACCTCAGGGCTGCTGTTCCTGAAGATCATCGGCATCGGCCTCGCCCTGGCGGTGGTCGTGGACGCCACACTCGTGCGGGCCGTCATGGTGCCGGCGACGATGCGCCTGCTGGGCGGTGCCAACTGGTGGCTCCCGCGGCCCCTGCGGTGGGTGCACGACCGCATCGGCATCTCCGAGGGCGGGGCGGAAGAGGACGGATCCAGCGTCCGCACCGCGCCGGAGCGGAGCCCCCGCGAACTGGAGCGCATCTAG
- a CDS encoding TetR/AcrR family transcriptional regulator: MATPQVPAPPTGTSAPTRRERVREATLLEIKETARRHLVEHGPAGVSLRAVAREMGMTAPGLYRYVPGIDALLVAVAADLFDELASAVAAADAGVPDHDTDQRILSSLRAFRSWATGHRAEFAIMFGPRTAPEADITPAVEAGRRFGATFFTLFDRLLAEQRFPLPEDESVPADLARELRSFADTCGISADHIPVAAVRILASCWVRLYGVVCMEVFEHMHFAMNDMKPLFEAELLDVMTELGVRYTPPADEGEAGARPSASPD; encoded by the coding sequence ATGGCCACACCGCAGGTCCCGGCGCCACCGACGGGCACGAGCGCCCCCACCCGGCGGGAGCGTGTGCGCGAAGCCACACTCCTGGAGATCAAGGAGACCGCCCGGCGCCACCTGGTCGAGCACGGACCCGCGGGTGTGTCCCTGCGCGCCGTCGCCCGTGAGATGGGCATGACCGCCCCCGGCCTGTACCGCTACGTCCCGGGGATCGACGCCCTCCTCGTGGCCGTGGCCGCCGACCTGTTCGACGAGCTCGCGTCCGCCGTGGCCGCCGCGGACGCCGGCGTCCCCGACCACGACACCGACCAGCGCATCCTCAGCTCCCTGCGTGCCTTTCGCTCGTGGGCGACCGGGCACCGCGCGGAGTTCGCCATCATGTTCGGGCCGCGCACGGCCCCCGAGGCGGACATCACCCCGGCGGTGGAGGCGGGCCGCCGGTTCGGCGCCACGTTCTTCACGCTCTTCGACCGCCTGCTGGCCGAACAGCGTTTCCCCCTGCCCGAGGACGAGAGCGTACCCGCCGACCTCGCGCGGGAGCTGCGCTCCTTCGCGGACACCTGCGGGATCTCGGCCGACCACATCCCCGTGGCCGCCGTCAGGATCCTCGCCTCGTGCTGGGTGCGGCTCTACGGCGTGGTGTGCATGGAGGTCTTCGAGCACATGCACTTCGCGATGAACGACATGAAACCGCTGTTCGAGGCCGAACTGCTCGACGTCATGACCGAGCTGGGGGTGCGCTACACGCCGCCCGCCGACGAGGGCGAAGCGGGCGCGCGTCCGAGCGCCTCGCCGGATTAG
- a CDS encoding neutral zinc metallopeptidase has translation MENRPGGEQPGAAPSGPQGPGPVDHAAQARWPAPAAYPAPAPPAPSHAPHVPPAGGHGAFPPPPWPAPPATRPLPPPPSPPSGQNGAGVLFGAGVAAAVALSALAASVLIVVNTPREEPATGGTNLSLHYEDTMAAPPNPVTVDVADHPLYEAAMPEPVDCDPPELRSESDESWEEFATAVGGCLDELWAPVLADLGLMAEAPEFAVTTESPDPADAEGYTLAYYEGDFTRITVVLPNVRELGAQVRPDEREQVWLALMGHEYGHHVQYATGILGISHDLRTSAVNEADELDALRRTELQAECMAGIGLRGITDGGAQTLEVVNANFNGGGDLPTHGTAVNRAFWMEQGWSEPTVGSCNTYGAEEGRVL, from the coding sequence GTGGAGAACCGACCCGGCGGCGAGCAGCCCGGGGCCGCGCCCTCCGGCCCCCAGGGCCCCGGCCCCGTCGACCACGCCGCACAGGCCCGGTGGCCCGCCCCGGCCGCGTACCCCGCCCCGGCGCCCCCTGCGCCTTCCCACGCGCCCCACGTGCCGCCCGCGGGCGGCCACGGCGCCTTCCCGCCGCCGCCCTGGCCCGCGCCCCCGGCGACGCGGCCACTGCCGCCGCCCCCCTCGCCCCCGTCCGGCCAGAACGGCGCGGGTGTGCTCTTCGGCGCGGGCGTGGCCGCCGCGGTCGCACTGTCCGCCCTGGCCGCGAGCGTGCTGATCGTGGTCAACACCCCGCGCGAGGAGCCCGCCACCGGAGGGACCAACCTGTCCCTCCACTACGAGGACACCATGGCCGCGCCGCCCAACCCGGTCACGGTGGACGTCGCCGACCACCCCCTGTACGAGGCCGCGATGCCGGAGCCCGTCGACTGCGACCCACCCGAGCTGCGGTCGGAGTCCGACGAGTCCTGGGAGGAGTTCGCGACGGCGGTCGGCGGCTGCCTGGACGAACTCTGGGCGCCCGTCCTGGCGGACCTGGGCCTGATGGCGGAGGCACCCGAGTTCGCGGTCACCACCGAGTCGCCGGACCCCGCCGACGCCGAGGGCTACACGCTCGCCTACTACGAGGGCGACTTCACCCGGATCACCGTGGTCCTGCCCAACGTGCGCGAGCTCGGGGCACAGGTGCGGCCGGACGAGCGCGAACAGGTGTGGCTGGCCCTCATGGGACACGAGTACGGCCACCACGTGCAGTACGCCACCGGCATCCTGGGCATCAGCCACGACCTGCGCACGTCGGCCGTCAACGAGGCCGACGAGCTCGACGCCCTGCGCCGGACCGAGCTCCAGGCCGAGTGCATGGCGGGGATCGGGCTCCGCGGGATCACCGACGGCGGCGCCCAGACCCTCGAAGTGGTCAACGCCAACTTCAACGGCGGCGGCGACCTGCCCACGCACGGCACCGCGGTCAACCGGGCCTTCTGGATGGAGCAGGGCTGGTCCGAGCCGACCGTGGGCAGCTGCAACACCTACGGCGCCGAGGAGGGCCGGGTGCTCTGA
- a CDS encoding FAD-dependent oxidoreductase, with amino-acid sequence MTSPAPERPRTDGAGPLRVAVIGSGPAGVYTADALTRQNRVPVRVDVMDRLPTPYGLVRYGVAPDHTKIKGVARALRTVLERPEVRFVGGLEFGTDLTRDDLAHAYHAVVYATGASVDRRLGVPGEDLPGSVAATDFVNWYCGHPDSELERFVLDAERAVVVGAGNVALDVVRILAKTADELRHTDIPQPVLDALAASRVREVHLLARRGPLQARFTAPELRDLLDLPGADVHVRADQVDIDPTQVGGGGPELRDVSRAARTNLRLLSELAGRAPKGRPRSVHLHFWSRPVRILGTDRVRGVRVEETRLDPEGRLEGTGRTTDLDAGMVLRSVGYAGVPLAGVPFDDLRRTVPQEDGRVLDAEGAVVPGDYVAGWIKRGASGVIGTNKSDAAATVRSLLADSDALMAAAPRTVPLERLLDERGLAHYDYQDWLRIDIAEAEQARELERGERVKLHGWDAYREAAARGA; translated from the coding sequence ATGACTTCACCCGCACCCGAGCGGCCGCGCACCGACGGCGCCGGTCCGCTCCGCGTCGCCGTCATCGGCTCCGGACCGGCGGGCGTCTACACGGCCGACGCCCTGACCCGGCAGAACCGCGTCCCCGTCCGGGTCGACGTCATGGACCGCCTGCCCACGCCCTACGGACTCGTGCGCTACGGTGTCGCCCCCGACCACACCAAGATCAAGGGTGTGGCGCGCGCGCTGCGCACCGTCCTGGAACGCCCCGAGGTGCGCTTCGTGGGCGGGCTGGAGTTCGGCACCGACCTCACCCGCGACGACCTCGCGCACGCCTACCACGCCGTGGTCTACGCGACCGGGGCCAGCGTCGACCGCCGCCTGGGCGTGCCCGGCGAGGACCTTCCCGGCAGCGTCGCCGCCACGGACTTCGTCAACTGGTACTGCGGACACCCCGACAGCGAGCTGGAGCGGTTCGTCCTGGACGCCGAAAGGGCGGTGGTGGTCGGCGCGGGCAACGTCGCCCTGGACGTGGTCCGCATCCTGGCCAAGACCGCCGACGAGCTCCGCCACACCGACATCCCCCAGCCCGTCCTGGACGCCCTGGCCGCCAGCCGCGTGCGCGAGGTGCACCTGTTGGCGCGCCGCGGCCCCCTCCAGGCCCGGTTCACCGCCCCGGAGCTGCGCGACCTGCTCGACCTGCCCGGCGCCGACGTCCACGTGCGCGCCGACCAGGTCGACATCGACCCCACACAGGTGGGCGGAGGCGGTCCGGAACTGCGTGACGTCTCCCGTGCCGCGCGGACCAACCTGCGCCTGCTCTCCGAGCTCGCCGGTCGAGCGCCGAAGGGGAGGCCCCGCAGCGTCCACCTGCACTTCTGGTCGCGCCCGGTGCGCATCCTGGGCACGGACCGCGTGCGGGGCGTCCGGGTCGAGGAGACCCGCCTGGACCCCGAGGGCAGGCTCGAGGGCACGGGCCGGACGACCGACCTCGACGCCGGAATGGTGCTGCGATCGGTGGGCTACGCCGGGGTGCCCCTGGCGGGCGTGCCCTTCGACGACCTGCGGCGCACGGTCCCGCAGGAGGACGGGCGGGTGCTGGACGCCGAGGGGGCCGTGGTCCCGGGCGACTACGTCGCCGGGTGGATCAAGCGCGGCGCCTCCGGGGTGATCGGGACCAACAAGTCCGATGCCGCCGCCACCGTCCGGTCCCTGCTCGCGGACTCCGACGCCCTGATGGCCGCGGCTCCGCGCACGGTGCCGCTGGAGCGGCTGCTGGACGAGCGCGGGCTGGCTCACTACGACTACCAGGACTGGCTGCGCATCGACATCGCGGAGGCCGAACAGGCCCGCGAGCTGGAGCGCGGCGAGCGCGTCAAACTGCACGGCTGGGACGCCTACCGGGAGGCGGCTGCTCGGGGCGCTTGA
- a CDS encoding ABC transporter substrate-binding protein: MKKTPVAATALALTLLATACGGSGGSDGETTLRFAIWGSEERYEVVQAAVQAFMDDNPGIQVETTIAEYDPYWQRMNTEMAGGNAPDVFLMSDRHLREYTGRNVVMDLAPHVGEGVRTDDIIPQVMGLGTDGDHLWGLPMSQITITMPYNPGLWEEAGAEAPELGWTWDDYLEAAQLVSEHTDEEVYGASDFGGIESWFKVYLSQKGKSLYTEDGELGYTADDVVEWWEMATEFREAGATTPGEITNDRTAGSPMFQRHSASEFTPDSTFGPDHGEQFDGDFALAPLPQADSLGLYAEPAMLISASARTSHEEESLALIDYIVNEPAAAEALGMAFGLPANQTNREHIAAGLEGAWQQVYEYEELVGPELKEGPPAPPQGASTLFDLFTTYYEDVMFDRADPEEQARAFYAEAEQVVADNQD, encoded by the coding sequence GTGAAGAAGACACCGGTCGCGGCCACCGCGCTGGCCCTCACCCTCCTGGCGACCGCCTGCGGCGGTTCCGGCGGGTCGGACGGCGAGACCACCCTGCGCTTCGCGATCTGGGGCAGCGAGGAACGCTACGAGGTCGTCCAGGCCGCCGTCCAGGCGTTCATGGACGACAACCCCGGAATCCAGGTCGAGACGACCATCGCCGAGTACGACCCCTACTGGCAGCGGATGAACACCGAGATGGCCGGCGGCAACGCCCCCGACGTGTTCCTCATGAGCGACCGCCACCTGCGCGAGTACACGGGCCGCAACGTCGTCATGGACCTGGCGCCGCACGTCGGCGAGGGCGTGCGCACCGACGACATCATCCCCCAGGTCATGGGACTGGGCACCGACGGCGACCACCTGTGGGGCCTGCCGATGAGCCAGATCACCATCACCATGCCCTACAACCCCGGGCTGTGGGAGGAGGCCGGGGCCGAGGCGCCCGAACTCGGCTGGACCTGGGACGACTACCTCGAAGCCGCCCAGCTCGTCTCCGAGCACACCGACGAGGAGGTCTACGGCGCCAGCGACTTCGGCGGCATCGAGTCCTGGTTCAAGGTCTACCTCAGCCAGAAGGGCAAGTCCCTCTACACCGAGGACGGCGAGCTCGGCTACACCGCCGACGACGTCGTCGAGTGGTGGGAGATGGCCACGGAGTTCCGCGAGGCCGGAGCCACCACCCCGGGCGAGATCACCAACGACAGGACCGCCGGTTCCCCCATGTTCCAGCGCCACTCGGCCTCGGAGTTCACGCCGGACTCGACCTTCGGACCCGATCACGGTGAGCAGTTCGACGGCGACTTCGCCCTCGCTCCACTGCCCCAGGCCGACTCGCTCGGCCTGTACGCCGAGCCCGCGATGCTCATCAGCGCCAGTGCCCGCACCTCCCACGAGGAGGAGTCCCTGGCCCTGATCGACTACATCGTCAACGAGCCCGCCGCCGCCGAGGCACTGGGCATGGCCTTCGGCCTGCCGGCCAACCAGACCAACCGCGAGCACATCGCCGCCGGTCTCGAGGGCGCCTGGCAGCAGGTGTACGAGTACGAGGAACTGGTCGGCCCCGAGCTCAAGGAGGGCCCGCCCGCCCCGCCGCAGGGCGCCAGCACCCTGTTCGACCTCTTCACCACCTACTACGAGGACGTGATGTTCGACCGGGCCGACCCGGAGGAGCAGGCGCGCGCCTTCTACGCCGAGGCCGAGCAGGTCGTCGCCGACAACCAGGACTGA
- a CDS encoding carbohydrate ABC transporter permease codes for MTTPLTRSAARPRRRRSGTYGDHPATGYLFLSPWILGALLMFLGPMLASLYLSFTDYDLFSTPNWIGLENYERMLTDDPRFGNSVLATVRFVVFGVPIQLAAALGVALLLNRASRMSGVYRSAFYAPSLLGGSVALALVWRSLFTADGPADQLSGLFGMPSRGWVNDPQLALAVLVLLIVWQFGAPMVIFLAGLKQIPQELYDAAAVDGANAWHRFRSITVPMLSPVIFFNLVLNTINAFQVFNAAFVVSGGTGGPSDTTLFYTLYLWRKGFVEFNMGYASAMAWVLLLGIALVTGLIFRSARSWVHYAGEKR; via the coding sequence ATGACCACTCCGCTCACCCGCTCCGCCGCCCGCCCGCGCCGGCGGCGGAGCGGCACCTACGGCGACCATCCCGCGACGGGCTATCTGTTCCTGTCCCCGTGGATCCTCGGCGCCCTGCTGATGTTCCTCGGGCCGATGCTCGCCTCGCTCTACCTGTCCTTCACCGACTACGACCTGTTCTCCACCCCGAACTGGATCGGCCTGGAGAACTACGAGCGGATGCTCACCGACGACCCCAGGTTCGGCAACTCGGTGCTGGCGACCGTGCGCTTCGTCGTCTTCGGCGTCCCGATCCAGCTCGCCGCCGCCCTGGGCGTGGCCCTGCTGCTGAACCGGGCGAGCCGGATGTCGGGCGTGTACCGGTCGGCGTTCTACGCGCCCTCGCTCCTGGGCGGCAGCGTGGCGCTCGCCCTGGTGTGGCGCTCGCTGTTCACCGCCGACGGGCCGGCCGACCAGCTCTCCGGGCTGTTCGGGATGCCCTCGCGCGGCTGGGTCAACGACCCGCAGCTGGCCCTGGCCGTCCTGGTGCTGCTGATCGTGTGGCAGTTCGGCGCGCCGATGGTGATCTTCCTGGCCGGACTCAAACAGATCCCCCAGGAGCTCTACGACGCCGCGGCCGTGGACGGCGCCAACGCCTGGCACCGGTTCCGCTCGATCACGGTGCCCATGCTCTCGCCGGTGATCTTCTTCAACCTCGTCCTCAACACCATCAACGCCTTCCAGGTGTTCAACGCCGCCTTCGTGGTGAGCGGCGGCACCGGCGGTCCGAGCGACACGACGCTGTTCTACACGCTCTACCTGTGGCGGAAGGGATTCGTGGAGTTCAACATGGGCTACGCCTCGGCCATGGCCTGGGTCCTGCTCCTGGGTATCGCGCTGGTGACGGGGCTGATCTTCCGCAGCGCCCGCTCCTGGGTGCACTACGCGGGGGAGAAGCGATGA
- a CDS encoding carbohydrate ABC transporter permease, giving the protein MTPARIRTLAWHALVLAILLVMLYPLAWMLASSLKPSREIVTSITLIPRTWEWSNYAAALEPRVGVPVWRFFLNTTLISVGAVLGNVLTCSLAAYAFARLRFRLRTPMFAFMLATIMLPYHVVLIPQYTIFQQLGMVDTFWPLVLPKFLATDAFFVFLMVQFVRQLPQDLDEAARIDGCGPFRIFTLVILPLLRPALITTAIFTFIWTWNDFFQQLIYLSSPDHYTLPLALRLFVDTQESVANFGPMFALSVLSMLPVLLFFAAFQRYLVDGMATSGLKG; this is encoded by the coding sequence ATGACGCCCGCACGCATCCGCACGCTCGCCTGGCACGCGCTGGTCCTGGCGATCCTGCTGGTCATGCTCTACCCGCTGGCGTGGATGCTGGCCAGCAGCCTCAAGCCCAGCCGCGAGATCGTCACGAGCATCACGCTCATCCCGCGGACCTGGGAGTGGAGCAACTACGCGGCCGCGCTCGAACCGCGCGTGGGCGTCCCGGTGTGGCGCTTCTTCCTCAACACCACGCTCATCTCGGTGGGCGCGGTGCTGGGCAACGTCCTCACCTGCTCCCTGGCCGCCTACGCCTTCGCCCGCCTGCGCTTTCGCCTGCGCACGCCGATGTTCGCGTTCATGCTGGCCACGATCATGCTGCCGTACCACGTCGTGCTGATCCCGCAGTACACGATCTTCCAGCAGCTGGGCATGGTCGACACCTTCTGGCCGCTGGTCCTGCCCAAGTTCCTGGCCACCGACGCCTTCTTCGTCTTCCTCATGGTGCAGTTCGTCCGACAGCTGCCCCAGGACCTGGACGAGGCCGCGCGCATCGACGGCTGCGGACCGTTCCGGATCTTCACGCTGGTGATCCTGCCGCTGCTGCGCCCCGCGCTCATCACCACGGCGATCTTCACCTTCATCTGGACCTGGAACGACTTCTTCCAGCAGCTGATCTACCTGTCCTCGCCGGACCACTACACGCTGCCGCTGGCACTGCGGCTGTTCGTCGACACCCAGGAGTCGGTGGCGAACTTCGGCCCGATGTTCGCGCTCTCGGTGCTCTCGATGCTGCCGGTGCTGCTGTTCTTCGCCGCCTTCCAGCGCTACCTGGTCGACGGCATGGCGACCTCGGGTCTGAAGGGGTGA